A single Camelus bactrianus isolate YW-2024 breed Bactrian camel chromosome 1, ASM4877302v1, whole genome shotgun sequence DNA region contains:
- the OTOL1 gene encoding otolin-1, with protein sequence MWVFSWLCVILIILAIAGMDTIAKTTPYTRFTKKSEGKEMPKGPKPSGGKPPEEELPFTEVAEMAEPSPEPFGAATLFPLENLTLETADFFLNCCDCCSSVPGQKGEHGETGKPGLKGKAGDMGVPGPPGVIGPQGPKGQKGEKGLKGERGDQGASGVPGYPGKPGEPGGLGPKGERGGIGLEGVKGQKGSKGDACANGTKGDKGDRGAVGAPGLNGEPGAKGEKGDKGYCGDSGERGGKGEKGEEGKKGEKGSKGDTGTEGKSGPHGPPGARGDPGVKGEKGELGPQGLVGLTGPKGELGSKGARGSIGKKGSRGLKGSKGEVARVPRSAFSATLSKPFPPPNAPIRFDKVLYNEQGNYSPVTGKFNCSIPGAYVFSYHVTVRGRPARISLVAWNTKQFRSRETLYGHEIDQASLLIILKLRAGDQVWLEVSKDWNGVYVSAEDDSIFTGFLLYPEENPGISP encoded by the exons ATGTGGGTGTTTTCTTGGCTTTGcgtcattttaattattttggctATTGCTGGTATGGACACAATAGCAAAGACCACCCCGTATACCAGATTTACGAAGAAATCCGAGGGAAAAGAGATGCCAAAGGGCCCAAAGCcgtccggtgggaagcctccggAAGAAGAACTGCCCTTCACAGAAGTGGCTGAAATGGCAGAACCAAGCCCGGAGCCCTTTGGTGCTGCCACGCTCTTCCCCCTTGAAAACCTCACTCTTGAGACGGCTGATTTCTTCCTGAATTGCTGTGATTGTTGTTCATCCGTACCAGGGCAGAAAGGAGAACATGGAGAGACCGGAAAGCCAG GTCTTAAGGGAAAGGCAGGTGATATGGGGGTCCCAGGGCCACCAGGAGTTATTGGACCCCAGGGTCCAAAAggtcagaaaggagagaaag GACTAAAAGGAGAACGTGGGGACCAAGGAGCAAGTGGAGTTCCAGGATACCCAGGAAAACCTGGAGAACCAG GTGGACTTGGTCccaagggggagagaggaggcattGGACTGGAGGGAGTGAAAGGACAAAAAGGCTCGAAGGGGGACGCATGTGCCAATGGTACCAAAGGAGATAAAGGGGACCGAGGGGCCGTGGGTGCACCAGGCTTGAACGGAGAGCCTGGGGCCAAGGGAGAGAAGGGGGATAAGGGCTACTGTGGAGattctggggagaggggagggaaaggagaaaaaggcgaAGAGGgcaagaaaggggaaaaaggtAGCAAAGGAGATACTGGAACGGAGGGCAAAAGCGGCCCGCATGGCCCCCCTGGGGCCCGAGGTGATCCCGGGGttaaaggagaaaagggagagtTAGGTCCGCAGGGTCTTGTGGGACTTACGGGGCCAAAGGGCGAGCTTGGGAGCAAAGGGGCCCGAGGGTCGATTGGGAAGAAGGGCTCTCGGGGCCTCAAGGGCTCCAAGGGGGAGGTGGCCAGAGTCCCACGGTCGGCTTTCAGCGCCACTTTATCCAAGCCTTTCCCTCCTCCCAACGCCCCTATCAGGTTTGACAAGGTTCTCTATAACGAGCAAGGGAATTATAGTCCCGTCACCGGGAAATTTAACTGCAGTATTCCTGGGGCATATGTGTTTTCCTATCACGTCACGGTGAGGGGTCGCCCGGCTCGAATCAGCCTGGTGGCCTGGAATACGAAGCAGTTCAGGTCCAGAGAAACACTCTACGGTCATGAAATAGACCAGGCCTCTCTCCTCATCATCCTGAAATTAAGAGCAGGGGACCAAGTCTGGCTGGAAGTTTCCAAAGATTGGAATGGGGTGTATGTCAGTGCTGAGGATGATAGCATTTTTACCGGATTCCTTTTGTACCCAGAGGAAAATCCTGGAATATCACCGTAA